Within Wyeomyia smithii strain HCP4-BCI-WySm-NY-G18 chromosome 2, ASM2978416v1, whole genome shotgun sequence, the genomic segment GATTTTCCTTGGCGATCGCTGTTTTGGCTGCATCAATAGCAAAACGTTCGGCAAAATCGGTGTTGCAAGTAGAAACTGTATCAGCTAAAGCCAGTAAGTGCATTTGATCCAATGAAGAAAGACCTGGGAGATGAGTATGGGTCAAAAGTCGTGACAGTAGCTGACCCTGCCTAGGACCAAAGTGCGACAAGTAATGTTTTTCAGGTAAAGATGAACGTCGATCAGTATGGCGAGATATATCGGGTTCTTCATCCAACAAATCGTCTAATGATTCATCCACTACATTGCTCTCGAAAAGCTCGTTATAATCCTGAAATTGAGGCTTGTTTGAAACATGTGATCACCCCAATTTTATATGTATTTACCTTAACTTCTTCACTTTGTTGGGCAGTTATTCCAACCGTCTCTCTATCAGCTGCCAATAAAGTCCATAATGGTAATGGTGGAATCGAAGTTATTTCGGCATAGTCCAGCGTTAGCTCCTCTGGAATCTAAATATAGTGAAATGCATAAAGCCGTTGCAGTTTTTATCAGTACGAGTAGACTTTAAAATTTAGCTACGCATCCAACCCGAACTAATTTAaacgatattgaaaaaaaaaaaaaaaaaaaaatatatatatatatatatatatatatatatatatatatatatatatatatatatatatatatatatatatatatatatatatatatatatatatatatatatatatatatatatatatatatatatatattcacatGTTTTCCTACGTTTCGTACAAATTGGACCTGCCAgcgttgcagatttttttttcacgtgaAAAACGGAGAATATGTTCTCCACTTTGTCCGAAGTCGTGCCTTCGTGAAGACAAAATCTGCAAGCTGGAAGACCCGGTGTGCGAATCGTTCCGAAACGACTACTAGTTTAACTGAAAATTTACTTACTTATTCACTAATCGGGAatgtttaattttcgttattaactGTTTTTCAAAGGTTAGAAAATAATTGCCATAGACACAAGCCTAGaccgaaacaaaaaataaagcgtttaaTCAAATGTGGCATAGCAATTATAGCCGTTTGCGAACTTTGACGATAAAAAAAGATCATTTCTGAGGGACTTCAAGAAACTTTACGTTGAGTTATAGTAAATAAGTATGTAACTTTTTGGCCAAATCGGAAAGTCGTTTCcctaatctatttttttattatttgaatgtcagtagcatttgaaattttctttACCAAGATTGAGCAGCAATCTGAAATGCAAATATACTGTTTCGCCAATGAAATATCCAATTATTATTGTGGCATAGTTATTCATCTTAATACGCCTATTACCGATtcctttaaaattaattttccagACAGAATATACTGCTCagtataaaataaaacaccCTTCTATATTACATACAATATGTGTAGAGTGCTATATCTGTACATATTTGTTAGCAGAATGAAATGATTGTATACTTGGGCAATTAATCTTCGACAAATTGACTTATTAAAATCAGGGATTTGCTTAACTTTTCAGCGAATGCTGCTGAGTATTGAATTGTAAAAAAGCGTAATACGAATACTTGTTAGATTTTACATTCAATGTTAACTATGCTACGATGAGTGAAAATAACCGCGAATATGTTAGCTGACACATTTATTATTTCCGAAGATTTAATTCGCGTTCAAGAAATATTTAACACCTAGCAAAATAATCAGATACGGTCAGATTAAGTAGCTTCTGCTCTGTATATAGATCGATATAGGCCTCACGGTCGCGGATGGGGAAGGAAAGAAGAAAGTGTTGTCCGACAGCGAgcttacctctgcatctctaacgacttcTGTTACGGAAAGGAAGAAGATCACTTTGTCACCGTCATTGATAAAGTAAcgggtatttatagttttaacCATTCTCTCTACTACATGTCTATATAGACTCTCCACTGCTTAATTTTAACAATTATAACTTCCTAGAGAAATATTCATTAAACCCTATGTGACCTTTTTCTGGATCATAACGTGAGGGAAGGTAAGTAAGTAAGGGGAGGGGTAAGGAAggtagcctgagaataaacccatgcgtaaAAAGTCGAACGGCCCgattgattctactaagattctaaCTCATGATTATTTACTTGTTAGAGAGGCAATGAGCTCCCCTCCtatactgcctgtgatcgcataattgtaacattcgacattttatggatttcgtgctatttattgggaaatgcttagaatagtatgtactttttacatctgaaaaaatatgcccatgtttgtgtgaaaaaagtcgtaaaaaataccaagttgttttgtcacatagcgtaaataaccgcataattgtcaccctacttaattttttcaacttttttatcaaaaaagcttccatccaaatccacatctgcattctttggaactcggaagttattctggtccggtaaccaaccaccggtgacccgtttctgatgttcagctcatgcttgttgaatacatgaaaaactttattttccctgtgatatatttcaaaagtagcttgaaagtgacggcataaatgtatcattgcaaaaatttcaaccaatttgacttcaaaagtaatgtatACAgaatgtaaagtagtgctttcttcatgataccaagtttagttaaagtgtctatttgcaagaatatattgggaacaaagcatttaagttcaaaatataaaagtgctatttgctcgaacaaccaattttgcaaatgttacaaatatgcgattatgggcagtataacGGGGTTAAAAATATAACATTGAAACACAAACCGTACAGAACAAAACTACAAACTTTCCCtaaaattaaaaactgaaatttctgaaaataaccATTCTGTCTGGAAAACaattcataaaattaaatatataatAACATGTCACTATGACAGAAACGTTTTGAAGTGAATTCATTTCAGATTATATTTAAATTAATATAAACTAACTGCTAATTACCATTATGTGAAAACATGCTAACTTGTGGATACTCAATTATGTCAAATGACGATGCTTGCGTAGATTTTTTCATTCAAACATTTATTTGGTTAACAAAAGGTCTATGTAAGCTACAAAGCGCAAAAGATTTTCATAGGAAAAGTAATAGATTGTAattcaacaataaaataaatatagatTGAAAtgggcaaaaataaaattaatccgCACCTGTGTCGTCGATCCTCTCGCTTCAAGAGGACTAACAGTGCCTGCCGGACAGCTAACAGAAAGGGTGCGAGATCTAGACCAACCACGCTGTAAACACGTAACCGAAAAAGAGTAGATAATACACGAAGAATGAAATGGATAATGGTAAGTTATGGTATTTTTTGTGTATAAGTTTCAATTTctttaaataattgaaaaaatagaggtTTGCTTTCCTGAAGACATGTTGTACAATATTTCAAAcacttcttgattttttttgttcacaataCAAATGATGCAAGTGTTAAAATTGAATTACCTTTCAATCCCATGTAAATAAATCACGTACATCAATTTTTTTGCATCATTATAAATTTTAATTAACTTTTAGATCTCcatgaactatttttttttgtagcggAACAATATAAACACTAAACAAGAATACATAAAGGATGCATTCGTTGCatttttatcatgaaaagggTTAAAATGCGCGACAAGAATGAGTAAGTTGATTAGAACAAAATGGACAATGGAACAAGATAAAATCCAACATGTGCATAACAGGaaataaaccagaaaaaatgTGATGTATTTCAAACCACACACGTTTGGCTATGTGTATCGCAATTCGCTAGAGCAAACTCACTGCTACTATGTCTATGCTACGGAATCCAATGATTAATATATACCTGTCTGTTGAGGCTCTCTTCGTCACATCCTCCGCCACGTACGCTGTATGATCCACTGATACAACGCACTAAATGAGCCAAAATAGCCTTCACCCAACGTATCTTACCCGAGTTGAGTAATTCCATCAGTTGTTTCGGATGGTATTGTGGTAAAACAGGGCAGGCTATACGAGATGCTTCGAAAAGTCCGTAATCAGTCATGTAATCATGAATTGGTTGTTGTTGATCATTTATACTATTGGTTATATGGCCCGTGCTGTGTGATCCTTGTTTCCTTTTTTTACCATCGTTAGAAAGCATTTGTAGATTGATAGAGCTAACACGTGACAACACCGGCATCGATGAAACATTTGCTAAGCGCCTTTGGGTGTTTTCTTGAGCAAGTGAGCGAAGATCTTCATCTTTTAGATATCGATTATCATAGAGATCTTCAATATCCATATGGTTGATTGCGTTCAGTTGCGGTTTCCACTGTGAGTAAACATGCATTTCTGAATCCATGCCTGCTACAAAAATGCCATCTCGCACCCAGGAAATTTGCATGGGCAAAGGCGGTAAGCTGTCTGCAGTCCGGAGTTCAATCTGTCGTAACTTCATCCATCTTATTTCATCATTGAAATGGGGTTGCGCTAACGAGCTTGCTTTACGCAACAATGGACGATTTGATGACTGTGATTCTTTCATTGCTTTCATATTGGACTGAGCCAGATCACTAGATACAGGTGTAAAAAGCATAATTTTACTGCCAACCGCAACGGTCAGAATGTGTGATCCGTCTTCCTGAGAGACCCAGTCAAGTTGAACCAGATGCTTCTGCGTTAAAGGACAAGTATTACCATGCTCCGTGATACTTTTTCTTAATGACTGAAGAGTACTAAAACTTGGAACGGCAAGCAGACTAGAACCGGATTTTACATGACCCTCAGGAGTAACATCTCCATTACGTGCAGAACGGTTATCGTCGTGGGATAATGTTTGTAACATTTGATTTAGCCTCTGTTTTTTCTGCAATGTTTTATTGTCGTACAAATAACTGAGATCCAAATGCGGATCTACTTGTATTCTAGgtaaatgaatgttttttaGGTGAATAGTATCCTCAAGAACCCACTCACTTCCACCGGTGCTTTCACATTCATAAATGGCTACACACAAATTCACATAGCGTGTTTCCGGATCACTACTTTTCGTTGGTCTAGTGAAAGATTTCCCATACTTATAAGCACAAGCAATTCGCCCCGAATATGCAGCGCTTATGTGCAGTAGCTGGCCATTCACATCGATAGTCGACTCTTGATCTTTCCGTATCATCTCCCATTCGCACCATTCGTAGGTGAATCGAaccttttcattttcatttttgaaaactttacaTTTCCAAAACCGCACGGTCGAATCGGAACAAGCTGTCACAATGATGTATGGAGCGAAGCAAGCTGGATAAATCGACGATGAGCTTAGATGGCCAGCTGCTGGAGCTGCATGAATAACATCAACTCCATCCGGTAAAGGTAACTCCTGAGTACAAACTTTCGTTGTTGAAATATTCACATGTGGACTGTGATTGGTAGGTATCTTTACATCCTCCGGATTTTGAATACCTGCCATCGAAGCTCGGTGGATAAATTCTGGATCATCTAAATCCTGCACGAGATTACTGTCAGGAACATACATCATGCTGCTGCTCATCTCATCAGGTGCAGTAGGTTGGGATGCGATGACTATTCGCCACATGTGGATAGTTGTTCCGTTTTGGGTACGCTCTAGCACGACCAAATAAAACGGTTCTTCGAATTGCGCATTTCTCTGCAAATCAACCATCGCACCCATCTGTCCATCCATCAAACCAGCATGTTTGGCATCATTCCCAATGATGAGAGGTTCATCTGAGCGCTCCCCAGTAATGAGTTGTTCTTGAAAAACATGCAACAACTGAGTGTTTTGCCAATCATGTGATGCATCGTCGATCGCATCTAATTGGATTATACAACCTGGCCGCGCTGTTGATTGTTGCGACACAATCTTGATCTTATCATGCAATGCCGAATGAGTTCCTGGCAGTTGATCTAATGATGATTCCGTCGAAAGAGACACCATGGAATCCAATCGACGGAAGCGTCTTTCGGAGCTGGATATCTCTGCTAACAACGTTCGTGCATCAATAACAGCTTGATAGACTCGAAGACTTTCACCGTCGCTAGCAACAAAACAAGCAGATGGAGAGTTGCTCAAATTGCCCAATGTTGTACTTGGCAGCAGCGTAGGTATCCATGCTACATTGCTAAAGGCGGAAATTTCTGGTGAATTAATACGCGCTAGCTCACTAACACCCCCAGATTGGGACAGTGGACCAACAGCATCAACACGCCAAAGAATCAACTCAGAACAAAAACCGGACGGCGTACAAACATCTTTTGAACGGTGCAATTTTAAATCTGAACCGTCCGCAGTGCGTTTAACGTTTGTGTTCGGGATGTCCGGTATATTATGATGTGATGTTGTAAGCAGTAATGGTAATACTGGGTGACATGTTATATCATTCACGCGGAATCGATGGCCTGAGGCACGTGAAGCATGACCGATACTTAACACTTGCGAAAATTTACTTCTATCAGCAAATGTAAGCTGCCACAAATTTAACGTTCCATTTGAATGTTTGGTCACCATAGATATTGTGGGAGAAGGTGGAGCGGTAAGAATATCAGTTTGCTCTCCCATATGTTCATTTCCCATCGAATCAGCTTCATGTTTATTGCCTGTATTATACTGTGCTTCACCAACGTTTCCCTCGTTTTTGTCTTCGTTCATTTCGTTTTCTTCTTGAACACTAGGTAATGAAGTCACAATATCACTGCCAATATCTGGTGCATTACTTCCAGTACTATTAGTCGGTTTAGGTCCACGTACAATCATATCTCGAAAACCAAGGTTTCCGCTAGTGTTATAAAGTGCAACTGTGGTGGACATTGACATTGCATCGCCCAACGGGAAAGCGGATGGAATCCTGGTAGAAAATGAAACCTGTGCTTGTCGAAATGATCCTGGGTGGTATTCGTCTAACCATTCGACAACCCATATCAGATAGCTGCCATCGATTGGATGAATAGAAAAGAGTAAATCTGGATTGTGATGCCAGTCCCGCAAAAGACACTCGATTTTCATGTCCAGTGAATCTGTTACGTGAATGTTACCATCGTTAACAAGCGAGTTGATTGATGTTGTATTCGATAACGAATGTTGACTAGGAAGTCCTGCATGCGAAGCTCCTCCAACTGAATGAGAACGATTAGTTGGATAAGCCGGGTGCTCATCGCTATTGCTTTCTTCTTGCGATAACATGTTTTTTATCTTCGGACGTCGCTTATTTTCATCATTACCTTGTTCCTCCTCGTGCAATCCGTCAGAGTGACTTTCACTGTTTGGTCCAGATATTAAATCTTCCTTCTCAATAACTTTTCTAGTAATTTCCTGTAGAATACTTTCTGCTTGCAGCGAGAAATGCATCTCCTTGTTGTTTAGCCAATGCAAAATAAAACTGGGTTGTGTTGAAGGATCGTTGGTTTGCATTGATGGCACAAGTGGGATATCGGTTTCCGCATTTATGGATGCGGCTAGATGGAAATGTAATCCTGGAGTCATGCCAGTTCCATGGTATCCATAGGAGTGAAAATCATGCACACTATAGGTTGAAGGTAACGTTGGTATGGGGGCGTTTCCAAAACCAGCACTTGCACCTGGTCCACCGAATCCTGCACCCATTCCATTAAAACCAGTAGCACCATTATGTTTTGCGTGCCGCCTGATGTGAAAACACGTTTTCATATGCTTCAATCGTTGCATAAAACGATGCTTGTGCCTATGGGTTCTAAACTTTGGGTTCTGTGAGGCTAAAGGATCGAACTGATTCATATTAACCAGCCCATCGTCTGGCAAAACGGTTTCCACCCATACTCTACATATGTTGTCTAAGCAGGAAGTCACCAGCATATTTGATACCGATCCTTTTGGCATATATTTGCTTGTTTTCCGCCATGAAAGATGTGTTACGGCTCTGGGATGAGCAACATATACAAAACCATAACTAGCCTCTGGAATTCCATTTAAACTTTGTGATTGGCTTTGGTCAAAGCTTTTATTCGGAAACAAAACtgtaaaaattatattttattagtTCGTATTAACACAAGTACCGTCATAATTCTTGTATCATTTGACTGGCACGTATTTTGAAGGTATATCTACAAAGCATAAAGTGTTAAGAAAAGCTTTCGACAAAAGCAAATAAACGTATGCCAGACAgatgattttaaattcaatCGTTACAGTTTTTGTAATACATACTGTGCTTGTTCTCGTACCACACCTTAACCAGACGATCGCTTTTTCCGGAAGTAGCAAAAAGCGTTCCGTCAGGACTAAAAGCCATATGGTGAACAGCAGATGCAGTATGACATTTCCAAACGCAATCCCATGTAGCGTCCGATTCTTCTTCATTGGTTGGTGTTTTGGGATCGCGATCACCTCCGATTTCAAATTTGACAgctgaaaaacgaaaaaaatgatGACGAAGGAATATATTTAGCACTATTCTTTTTTGAACATACTGGCAGGTTCATCGTCATCTTGCTTAGATATGCGCTCATGCCACAATTGCAAAACAGTTCCTCCAGTTAATAAGCGAGTTCCTTCTAAATTCCAAGACAATGAGCTAATATTTGATGTAGCTTGTAAGCTTCCAGTTTGAACCCATCTGAAAGTGAAACCATACATTATATACCAATGGGATCGGAGTatcataatttcaaaaaaacataCTTATACTCCAATCCATGGGTAGAAGATCGATCATTATGTATTAATGGTGTAGGCTCAAAAATGCACACTTTGTCCTCGTATGCAGCAGCTATTTTACCTGTATCAGTGCTGCAATCAAGCGCAGAAATTCTTATATAGTTATGGACAGCTCCTGGTATGATCTGCACACGTTCGAAATTGCTTGCCAATATGACGATGTTACACCCCGCAGCATATGCCTGTTAGAAGCGTTAAACATAATTCCATAAATAAAGTTTAACTAAAGTTAATATGGTGTGAAAAAATAGTGTCCAAAGAACCATAACATATAATCTATATGCATATCAAAAAACCTCTAGTTTCAAAACAACatgaaatgatttgatttccTCAATGCATTTTTTAGTTATCGGAGGAGCTTTATTCATTGTCATTAATACCATCCATTGAACCAGATCTTGGTTTTCTGTTACCGCTTTTTTTGATATACGGGGCTACTTGAAATTTGGTAAGTCGATAACTTTACTAAAAATCTATTCGTTTCTCATATTTGGCCATCAGCTTTACTACCCCTCTTCGCATATCCGTCCCATATCGATGTTCAAAGATTTTGACTTTTTTGTGGGAATCTGTTTATAATCATCTCAAGCtttgaaaaaatgataaaacagtaaactTTGTTCGTGAAATATGGAAAATCAAAACCCGTTTGTGTTGTCCCTTGCCGAAaatattcgcataacagtcacGTTCATTCTATTGATCGTGGGGGGCTAACTGATGTCCTAAAGTGTCCCCTTTTGAACCATACTATGCAATGGAAATGCTTATTATTCTGAATTAAACTTTAATCATACTCATTTTACacaataaatttaataattcacTTGCATGTCGCGCTATTTGCATATTACTTACTCGTTTTATCacatatatattagggtgggaaatcgttatatgaaaaaaacgaaacttgatagcagaaagccagaaccaagtttttttgttctatttggggccccaaacaatcctaactttatcggaagtcgattggttttgtctccgcttggcgcattgcatttcaaatttatatggagatttgtaaggaaaaaacaacttttatgcatttttcattctaaacagcttaaaatgactcaaaccataggtttcataacttcaaatggtaggttttttttacgcctaacaacttggccgaagacactaaagagctagggtgtcccaaaaaatactagagctgttcagagttgagtatgtcgaaatttatgttgcaaatcattttttctgcgaaCACTGCCAGTGCACCGGCGTCAAtaagatttccatcagaagtaatctttgaaacacgttgtagattctttctacgcctagaatattgacctaaatttgtttgcttggtccagctgagtgtacaaactcgtaacgacaggttacttctgatggaaaacctactgacgccggtacattggtaatgttggcagaaaacaagattttctgcatttaaatcgacatactcaactttgatcagctatagctcttcttagagacattctagctcttcagtgtccttTGCAAAGTTGTAAggtatctaaaatactatactttaacataatgaaGTGCATtgttagagcattattgagctctccaggaaggtaaatgcaaaaaagtaggttttcccatataaattttcatacaaatttgaaatacatatatatgtatatatatatatatatatatatatatatatatatatatatatatatatatatatatatatatatatatatatatatatatatatatatatatatatatatatatatatatatatatatatatatatatatatatatataattttaatttaaggagtaaatgtagtaatgaagatagaaaattaaactaactgaaaatatgattgtagaaactacgaaaaatatagttcagcaggtgggactcgaacccacaacttccaatctccggtcagatgtgttcccgttacaccaccgcagaacgttaaagacgtagttctagaatcgagttttgtatcgcttatccaattctcgcacttcgtacatttactcagtagagactattatttatagctggctattgtttcaacaccctcagtggaagttggaatgacttctcagtgtgagagatagaaacgtgccagtaagttgccatatatatatatggggcagatgggttggaaaacccatttgcgcgaggtggcatccagcggtctccgcctagaaaagtggagacggatgcagtgaaggtcgcctgcgaagacggtaaaggcagtacgcctaccggatctacgcaagacatcgcggtggctggtccacagctattaaaggcggtcggaagacagcgggacacgctaccgagggtagtggccctgtctgagcagctcgatgctataatcgagtttgcgaaaagtcgcagcaatacaacgaagtacttgaagcaggccctctacatgcttcggtcctccatcgatgctgcgaaaaaggagcatgccgagctcgaaatgaaagctgcggctgcggagaaagaggagacgaaggtgaccgagctggcgacgaagtcggtccaaacggacgccagcacagtccccgggagagacggcccccgtgggcaccaagaagcgtttaatcgcaaacagccctcagaccggtgtaggagtggcgcaagcaacgctcacggtggcagccaaggagcagaaggctcctggtaacccgtgggtaacggttccgggaaggagtaggaaccaaaaagtggtggccaaaaaaccgcacccggttacaaatcctgcgacgaagaaagttaaaaataagggcgacgcactcatccttgaGACAGAAGAGTcgaagtactcggaagtccttaaggcaatgagaggcgatgcgaagctcaaagatctgggggcagatgtgcgtagcatccgccgatcccgcaagggagaaatgatcgtcgagctccgcaaggaagccagaaacaagggcccagcctatcgggcattggcccaagaggcgcttggagatagagtgcaggttcgggcactcacgtcgcaggtaaccctacaacttaaatacctggacgaagtcaccaaggcatgcgaagtcgtggatgccctcaaggagcagtgcgaagtggttgtggcaccagaggcagttcgactgcgcaaaggcccagtaggaacccagaccgccactgtcaggcttccgtcagtagacgcaaaccaggcgctaaaggtagcgaggc encodes:
- the LOC129724417 gene encoding dmX-like protein 2 isoform X1, with translation MNCHQILSGACNAGDRCFAVGSVEGVPFTAYAAGCNIVILASNFERVQIIPGAVHNYIRISALDCSTDTGKIAAAYEDKVCIFEPTPLIHNDRSSTHGLEYKWVQTGSLQATSNISSLSWNLEGTRLLTGGTVLQLWHERISKQDDDEPATVKFEIGGDRDPKTPTNEEESDATWDCVWKCHTASAVHHMAFSPDGTLFATSGKSDRLVKVWYENKHILFPNKSFDQSQSQSLNGIPEASYGFVYVAHPRAVTHLSWRKTSKYMPKGSVSNMLVTSCLDNICRVWVETVLPDDGLVNMNQFDPLASQNPKFRTHRHKHRFMQRLKHMKTCFHIRRHAKHNGATGFNGMGAGFGGPGASAGFGNAPIPTLPSTYSVHDFHSYGYHGTGMTPGLHFHLAASINAETDIPLVPSMQTNDPSTQPSFILHWLNNKEMHFSLQAESILQEITRKVIEKEDLISGPNSESHSDGLHEEEQGNDENKRRPKIKNMLSQEESNSDEHPAYPTNRSHSVGGASHAGLPSQHSLSNTTSINSLVNDGNIHVTDSLDMKIECLLRDWHHNPDLLFSIHPIDGSYLIWVVEWLDEYHPGSFRQAQVSFSTRIPSAFPLGDAMSMSTTVALYNTSGNLGFRDMIVRGPKPTNSTGSNAPDIGSDIVTSLPSVQEENEMNEDKNEGNVGEAQYNTGNKHEADSMGNEHMGEQTDILTAPPSPTISMVTKHSNGTLNLWQLTFADRSKFSQVLSIGHASRASGHRFRVNDITCHPVLPLLLTTSHHNIPDIPNTNVKRTADGSDLKLHRSKDVCTPSGFCSELILWRVDAVGPLSQSGGVSELARINSPEISAFSNVAWIPTLLPSTTLGNLSNSPSACFVASDGESLRVYQAVIDARTLLAEISSSERRFRRLDSMVSLSTESSLDQLPGTHSALHDKIKIVSQQSTARPGCIIQLDAIDDASHDWQNTQLLHVFQEQLITGERSDEPLIIGNDAKHAGLMDGQMGAMVDLQRNAQFEEPFYLVVLERTQNGTTIHMWRIVIASQPTAPDEMSSSMMYVPDSNLVQDLDDPEFIHRASMAGIQNPEDVKIPTNHSPHVNISTTKVCTQELPLPDGVDVIHAAPAAGHLSSSSIYPACFAPYIIVTACSDSTVRFWKCKVFKNENEKVRFTYEWCEWEMIRKDQESTIDVNGQLLHISAAYSGRIACAYKYGKSFTRPTKSSDPETRYVNLCVAIYECESTGGSEWVLEDTIHLKNIHLPRIQVDPHLDLSYLYDNKTLQKKQRLNQMLQTLSHDDNRSARNGDVTPEGHVKSGSSLLAVPSFSTLQSLRKSITEHGNTCPLTQKHLVQLDWVSQEDGSHILTVAVGSKIMLFTPVSSDLAQSNMKAMKESQSSNRPLLRKASSLAQPHFNDEIRWMKLRQIELRTADSLPPLPMQISWVRDGIFVAGMDSEMHVYSQWKPQLNAINHMDIEDLYDNRYLKDEDLRSLAQENTQRRLANVSSMPVLSRVSSINLQMLSNDGKKRKQGSHSTGHITNSINDQQQPIHDYMTDYGLFEASRIACPVLPQYHPKQLMELLNSGKIRWVKAILAHLVRCISGSYSVRGGGCDEESLNRQRGWSRSRTLSVSCPAGTVSPLEARGSTTQIPEELTLDYAEITSIPPLPLWTLLAADRETVGITAQQSEEVKDYNELFESNVVDESLDDLLDEEPDISRHTDRRSSLPEKHYLSHFGPRQGQLLSRLLTHTHLPGLSSLDQMHLLALADTVSTCNTDFAERFAIDAAKTAIAKENLTGVPSTENVSTDSLDDCGLRFLLAMKHYNYLLRCLPIVQRQSFQRQGVGTANVVWAFHSESEEELLNLIPSYAKGQPKWHVLKELGVGWWLRNNSLLRQCIERLAKASFQANQDPLDAALYYMAMKKKSVVWGLFRSQKDEKMTQFFANNFSEDRWRKAALKNAFALLGKQRFEHAVAFFLLANSLNDALEVCLTKLQDLQLALVITRLYGGEHDPTPPSFKRLLYEEVLGCDKNGENQDLNRSHPDPFLRSMALWLLKDYSGSLSTLLNSNIGCMHPLFDDDNPVSHGEGTHSTNPNVFNFYVYLRTHPLLIRQHIASSAQDKKRTQVVLAGFSYGSETTSITKPNVATDKQIQLEDSITPLERQLYFTTAHAHFKAGCPALALDVLSKLPSKVMDQNSTSQLQSPNDAKLQCNSIATGILDWSKSSQGDSGKEITDSIDWGAPASSTAVDWSTGATDGFDWGAPVSSQLSNGIDEFKIEWDDDDKREDEDGDSDEGIQIKNPVQGKDDNNEMQDEVNSKGTLDIMAQQLKFIACLKILMEELSTLATGFEVDGGQLRYQLYVWLEREVEALKQLCNYSSGDSDNTAIEDNNNADALDKDTPVLSNKFQHDKPTLHEILIQEKQDFEAKVQRAARRKRWLKANETLLRTLLSYCSLHGASGGGLASVRMELVLLLQELQQEKTQQQLLSPLPFPTTLPLLSACVAGNKTVIADPLRYLQSHTHDMLQTIVDMRSPPHALRATFPNEIFVLRDLGVALSACIYQSLCDSDTFSVKQLTVTEGCHSPGMETIAKLNASCQSTHLMANATAHQRRRKYSTDEPLAVSTPPSKWPGVTNLRALLAREKDEDTPRLNVLLCESFVATYMALFVYALTTCDCHILFRLAGQNFTDYTWSTLYGGGVKKLLRKATSHVQAVQQVVQAQVQQENLDSPMAEGSVWGAVTSLTKQRVKLNMKLLGHFAGPQGPANMKEDKPTYREQFVPPEMSMVSYFLTKPVPKDLNYYTGDPDEDDYDSADSAVSDLDDDEDDEDVFNDPLNNDPKVHQASAAARKHRRENVEHSNPNSYSWCILRLALIRVSQHQLQTFINIAGIEMQELPVCSPLIHAVLRALSSWQELLKEELENRGPASVDYIPGCFVESEAKGPAILKYRSLLEKSNTPFSPCLSSAAPARRLWNYLVRNELVQDIFIRAVFGKKKPSSNTVDTAVGSISNSVNDSGTPIGNESAAVAGVSGVQNCIQNIPEPVRIIHKDQEQISAFCLNLVNSGLLALATPREVQEMDISLLLESPNWMEDECEMDIMNLTKDIETIPSSNFLVIQTSNDKHPLNASLSAAQNFGTPASPQPGIAGQSGRGASVVLKHKVDNIKRMSAHPLMPLYLTGGLDGSVQMWEWGHQQVVCTPRPPGTFAKVTRCRFSQHGNKFGIADGDGNLSLWQVGLASQSNRPFFTYQCHNKGITDFVFLGSCSLVATSGHSSESKNVAIWDTLLPHKKALVSAFNCHDQGASSLAYAPQHQLLISAGKKGDVCIFDVRQRVLRHRFQAHENPIKCLSIDPHEEHFATGSADGDIKVWGLTVHTLLYSFMGDHARSSFFKHIGQGVTQLQIDQCGRLFSCGADGSMKVRQLPDRESIIHSLY